A genomic stretch from Heliomicrobium undosum includes:
- a CDS encoding biotin transporter BioY: MNTRDMTLSALIAAVIFISAQLSFPLPFSPVPITLQVFAVLLFPLILPLRIALTGILVYLFIGAVGIPVFAQFGGGIGVLLGPKGGYLLGFLLSTIACGLLNRQWPKASLVRNILIGAVGLTIIYTTGVLGLANALSVPLGKALTMGLYPFLPGDLVKLAAASVVALSVGRRVAHQFV, encoded by the coding sequence GTGAACACCCGTGACATGACCCTGTCGGCTCTCATCGCAGCCGTAATCTTTATTTCGGCTCAACTTTCTTTTCCCCTGCCATTCAGCCCCGTTCCGATCACATTGCAGGTTTTCGCCGTCCTGCTCTTCCCCCTGATCCTGCCTTTGCGCATCGCCCTTACCGGCATCCTCGTCTACCTCTTCATCGGCGCCGTCGGCATCCCCGTTTTCGCCCAGTTCGGCGGCGGTATCGGCGTCCTGCTGGGCCCCAAGGGCGGTTACCTGCTCGGCTTTCTGCTCTCCACTATCGCCTGCGGCCTCCTCAACCGGCAATGGCCAAAAGCCAGCCTGGTCCGTAACATCCTTATCGGCGCCGTGGGACTGACCATCATCTACACCACCGGCGTCCTCGGCTTGGCGAACGCCCTCTCTGTCCCTCTCGGCAAGGCGCTCACCATGGGACTGTACCCCTTCCTGCCTGGAGATCTGGTCAAACTGGCCGCCGCTTCCGTCGTTGCCCTTTCCGTCGGCAGACGGGTGGCCCACCAGTTCGTTTAA
- a CDS encoding zinc dependent phospholipase C family protein yields the protein MRFLIGDPPIQTAARWLLVSASPIQDRVGGLVAVTHDFCITQAKEILRNDGYEAEARQVAYHQSQMNEGVAFVDQSWRNVAHYYNPVSKRGLFGGPSAVTEIDRYFRRAVRLYKEKKEARAMFFLGAACHFVQDLCVPHHAIGAIFSGHREFESFAEENRYDYAVAFGGDYDRHKKPAEWVHENARVAYDHFLAVSGRNTASIHRAMMVLLPLAQRTTAGFVKFFFDTVSREDEKGGRFSSCIG from the coding sequence TTGCGGTTTTTGATAGGCGATCCTCCGATCCAGACAGCGGCGCGTTGGTTGCTTGTTTCCGCTTCACCCATCCAAGACAGGGTGGGCGGTCTCGTGGCGGTTACCCATGATTTTTGTATCACCCAAGCGAAAGAAATCTTAAGGAACGACGGCTATGAGGCGGAGGCTCGACAAGTAGCGTATCATCAGTCCCAAATGAATGAGGGTGTCGCCTTTGTGGACCAGAGTTGGCGCAATGTGGCCCACTACTATAATCCCGTCTCAAAAAGGGGTTTGTTCGGCGGTCCCAGCGCCGTCACGGAGATCGACCGGTACTTCCGGCGAGCCGTCAGGTTGTATAAAGAGAAGAAAGAAGCCAGAGCGATGTTTTTTCTCGGCGCTGCCTGTCACTTCGTGCAGGATCTTTGTGTGCCCCATCATGCGATTGGCGCTATTTTTTCCGGTCACCGCGAGTTTGAATCCTTTGCCGAGGAAAACCGCTACGACTATGCCGTCGCCTTTGGCGGCGATTATGATCGTCATAAAAAACCGGCTGAATGGGTCCATGAAAACGCGCGTGTCGCCTATGATCACTTTTTAGCGGTGTCTGGACGTAATACGGCATCTATCCATCGGGCAATGATGGTCCTTTTGCCCCTAGCCCAGCGGACAACGGCCGGCTTTGTAAAATTTTTCTTCGACACTGTCTCAAGGGAAGACGAGAAAGGCGGGCGCTTTTCCTCCTGCATAGGCTGA
- a CDS encoding nucleotidyltransferase family protein, protein MKAVIMAGGLGTRLRPLTDNMPKPMVPIHGRPAMEYAVMLLKRHGITDIAVTLCYHPKMIMNYFGDGSRFGVHFEYFIEKEPLGTAGSVKQAQEFLDETFLAISGDGITDIHLGKIINFHQKKQAKVTMALTWVEDPTQFGIVITDEDGRIRRFIEKPKPEQVFTNTINAGIYVIEPDVFTYIPDGFYDFSKQLFPSLMSENLPFYGVQAKGYWKDIGTIEQYNQVHTDIKNGKLSHDYKEAM, encoded by the coding sequence ATGAAAGCCGTGATCATGGCCGGAGGACTGGGAACACGTTTGCGCCCATTAACGGACAACATGCCGAAACCGATGGTTCCCATTCATGGACGCCCCGCGATGGAGTATGCTGTGATGCTCTTGAAGCGCCACGGTATTACTGACATCGCCGTCACTCTTTGTTACCATCCTAAGATGATTATGAATTATTTTGGAGATGGTTCCCGTTTTGGGGTTCACTTCGAGTATTTTATCGAAAAGGAACCGCTCGGGACGGCAGGTTCGGTGAAGCAGGCGCAGGAGTTTCTGGATGAGACGTTTTTGGCGATTAGTGGTGATGGCATAACGGATATACACCTCGGGAAAATCATCAATTTTCACCAGAAGAAGCAGGCGAAGGTGACGATGGCATTGACCTGGGTGGAAGACCCCACACAGTTTGGCATCGTGATCACCGATGAGGATGGACGCATACGTCGGTTCATCGAGAAACCGAAACCGGAGCAGGTTTTTACAAACACGATTAATGCGGGAATTTACGTGATTGAACCAGACGTATTTACATATATTCCCGACGGTTTTTATGATTTCTCGAAACAACTCTTCCCCAGTTTGATGTCCGAGAACTTGCCCTTCTACGGCGTACAGGCGAAAGGGTACTGGAAGGACATCGGCACCATCGAACAGTACAATCAGGTGCACACAGACATTAAAAATGGCAAGTTAAGCCACGATTATAAGGAAGCGATGTAA